GATCCGCGCAAGAGCCAGTATGCTGGATAAATCCAAGCGTATCGATATCAGTCAGGATTAATGAAAAATTGTGACACTATGCGTGACGATAGGTAAAAAAACAGATTAATCGGGCGGTATTACTGTGTAATAACCGCCTGTTTGCATTGATGTGGAGAGGGAATACCTCCTATAATTATCAAAATTTTAAAGCATATAGAGAATTGACGTGTCAAAGAAAATTCAATCTGTACGTGGTATGAATGACTATTTGCCAGAAGACACCGCAGTATGGCAGCAAGTTGAGGACATTATTAAGCGTGTTGTTGAGTCTTATGGATATAGTGAGATTCGCACGCCGGTTCTTGAACAAACGCCACTGTTTAAGCGTGCTATTGGTGAAGTTACCGATGTAGTAGAAAAAGAGATGTACACCTTCAGCGAGCGCGATGGTGAAGAGATAACATCGTTAACTATGCGCCCAGAAGGAACTGCGGGTTGCGTTCGCGCCGGTATTGAACGGGGTCTTATCTACAATCAAGAACAGCGCCTATGGTATTTAGGGCCAATGTTTCGTCATGAACGCCCGCAGAAAGGACGTTACCGCCAATTCCATCAAATGGGTGCCGAAGTATTCGGCCTTGCTGGGCCAGATGTGGATGCTGAACTGATTATGCTGACGGCTCGCTGGTGGCGTGAGCTGGGTATTTTGGATCATGTTACTCTAGAGCTGAACACTATCGGTTCGCTGGAAGCTAGAGCCAATTACAAAGAAGCATTAGTTGCGTTTCTGGAACAGCATAAAGATAAGCTGGATGAAGACTGTAAGCGACGGATGTATTCCAACCCGCTGCGAGTGTTGGACTCAAAAAATGCTGAGGTTCAGGTTCTGTTAAATGGTGCTCCAACATTGATGGATTATCTGGATGACGAGTCTAAACAACATTTTGCCGGACTGTGCGTATTTTTGGATAATGTTGGTATCAGTTATACAATTAATCCACGTTTAGTTCGTGGGTTAGACTACTATAATCGCACGGTGTTTGAGTGGGTAACCACCAGTTTGGGTGCTCAGGGTACAGTTTGTGCCGGCGGTCGTTATGATGGTCTGGTTGAACAACTGGGTGGACATGCAACACCAGGGGTTGGCTTTGCGATGGGGCTCGAGCGTCTAGTGCTATTAGTTCAGGCGGTTAACCCAGCGTTTAAAGCCGTGCAGGCAGTCGATGTTTATCTAATTTCTTCCGGTGAAGGTACGCAAATTGCGGCTATGAAGCTGGCAGAAACGATTCGTGATACAACGCCAGAGTTGCGTCTGATGACCAACTACGGTGGCGGTAACTTTAAAAAGCAGTTTGCCCGAGCCGATAAATGGGGTGCTAAAGTGGCTCTGGTTCTGGGTGAAAATGAAGTATCAGCCGGGCAGGTGGTAGTGAAAGACTTGCGTAACGGCGAACAACAAACTGTGGCGCAGGCTGAAGTCGCTGTGCATTTAGCAACATTGATCGGTTAATCAAGAGGGACACCGTGGAAATCTATAACAATGAAGACGAGCAGCTAGATGCGGTGCGTAACTTTTTCCGTGAAAACGGAAAAGCTATCGTGGTGGGTGTCGTATTAGGTATTGGAGGTCTGCTTGGATGGCGTTACTGGCAGTCGCATCAACATACCAGTTTAACGACTGCTTCGGTCTCCTTTGATAATGCTATGTTGCAAAGTGAGAATACTGCTGGTTTAGAGGCATTTATTCAGGGCAATGACAACACTTATGGTGTTTTCGGTGCACTGAAACTGGCTCAGGATCTGGTTGAGAAGGGTGATTTTGCCAAAGCTAAGCAACAACTGCAGTGGGCGCAGACTCATACCAAGGACGATAATCTATTGCCAGCCATCAATCTGCGTCTGGCGCGTATTCAACTGCAAGAGAAGCAGTTCGATGATGCGCTAAAAACGCTGGATGCCGTACAAAAAGGTGGTTGGTTTGCACAGGCTCAGGCAATTCGTGGGGACGTTTTAGTGGCTAAAGGTGATGCAAAAGGCGCTCGTGATGCTTATACGCAGGCGTTTGAAGATAATTCATCACCGGTACTGAAAGAGTTACTGCGCATTAAACTGAACAATCTGGCCGCCTAAGGGGATTTGAATGAAATTACGTAGAATTTTTTGCGTAGGGTTACTTTCTGTAACCATGTTGAGTGGCTGTTCGCTGTTTGGTGGTGATGATGACGCTGTAAAGGTTTCACCATTGCCGCAGGTTAATAACCAATTCTCACCGAATAAGATGTGGAGTACGTCAGTGGGGAATGGTGTTGGTGAATATTATTCTCACTTACGTCCTTCTTGGCAGGACGGGCGCATCTATGCAGCAGCGCGTAATGGTCAGGTCAAAGCAATGGATGCTGATAGCGGCAACCAAGTTTGGAAAACGGACGTTACTGAAAAAGCAAGCTTTTTCTCTTCAGATAAATCACCGATGTTATCCGGCGGGGTAACGGCGGCGGGTGCACATGTTTATGTCGGTAGTGAAAACGCGATAATTTATGCCCTCAATAGTGCCGATGGCACGTTGGCATGGAAAACGCTTGTTGCAGGTGAAGTGTTATCTCATCCGGTGGTTAACAATGGCTTAGTGCTGGTTCACACGACTAATGGTGTGCTGCAAGCGTTAAGTGAAGCGGACGGTAGCATTAAATGGACCGCCAACCTAGGCATGCCTCTGCTTTCTTTACGCGGTGAATCAGCGCCTGCAATTGCACATGGTGCGGCGGTTGTTGGTGGTGATAACGGTCGTGTCAATGCGGTATTGTTAGAGCAAGGTCAGTTAATTTGGCAACAGCGTATTTCCCAGCCAAGTGGTGCAACTGAAATTGACCGTTTAGCTGATGTGGATAGCTCGCCGGTCATTGTTGATAATGTGGTTTATGCTCAGGGTTACAATGGTAGCTTTACTGCAATGGACCTGCGTTCAGGCCAGATTATCTGGAAGCGCGATATGGGTTCAGTCAGTGATTTCTTCATCGACAGTGGCCGCGTTTTCCTAGTCGATCAGGATGATAAAGTAGTTGCTCTGTCGCTAAACGGCGGAACCATCCTGTGGACACAGAACGATCTGTTGCATCGTCAACTGACGGCGCCTGTGCTGTTTAATGGTTATGTTGTAGTCGGTGACTCAGAGGGTTATCTGCACTGGATGGATAGTGCAACAGGTCAGTTTGTTGCACAAAATAAAGTTGATAGTGATGGATTCCTGTCCTCGCCAATCGTTGCAGGCGATCGACTAGTGATTCAGGCTCGTGGCGGTAGTGTCTACTCCTACAACCGCTGAGTTAATCGTTATCCATAAGGCATGATGTTGCGTAATGATGCCTGTTGAAAAACGGCTCCTGACACCAGGAGCCGTTTCGTCTTCTATAAAGCTGGCGATGTTTTTTAATTAATCAGCTTAAAATCATAGAGTTATAAAGAAAGAGGCTTTAATAATGATCCCTGTTATCGCGCTGGTCGGGCGTCCCAACGTGG
Above is a window of Limnobaculum parvum DNA encoding:
- the hisS gene encoding histidine--tRNA ligase, with the translated sequence MSKKIQSVRGMNDYLPEDTAVWQQVEDIIKRVVESYGYSEIRTPVLEQTPLFKRAIGEVTDVVEKEMYTFSERDGEEITSLTMRPEGTAGCVRAGIERGLIYNQEQRLWYLGPMFRHERPQKGRYRQFHQMGAEVFGLAGPDVDAELIMLTARWWRELGILDHVTLELNTIGSLEARANYKEALVAFLEQHKDKLDEDCKRRMYSNPLRVLDSKNAEVQVLLNGAPTLMDYLDDESKQHFAGLCVFLDNVGISYTINPRLVRGLDYYNRTVFEWVTTSLGAQGTVCAGGRYDGLVEQLGGHATPGVGFAMGLERLVLLVQAVNPAFKAVQAVDVYLISSGEGTQIAAMKLAETIRDTTPELRLMTNYGGGNFKKQFARADKWGAKVALVLGENEVSAGQVVVKDLRNGEQQTVAQAEVAVHLATLIG
- the bamB gene encoding outer membrane protein assembly factor BamB — its product is MKLRRIFCVGLLSVTMLSGCSLFGGDDDAVKVSPLPQVNNQFSPNKMWSTSVGNGVGEYYSHLRPSWQDGRIYAAARNGQVKAMDADSGNQVWKTDVTEKASFFSSDKSPMLSGGVTAAGAHVYVGSENAIIYALNSADGTLAWKTLVAGEVLSHPVVNNGLVLVHTTNGVLQALSEADGSIKWTANLGMPLLSLRGESAPAIAHGAAVVGGDNGRVNAVLLEQGQLIWQQRISQPSGATEIDRLADVDSSPVIVDNVVYAQGYNGSFTAMDLRSGQIIWKRDMGSVSDFFIDSGRVFLVDQDDKVVALSLNGGTILWTQNDLLHRQLTAPVLFNGYVVVGDSEGYLHWMDSATGQFVAQNKVDSDGFLSSPIVAGDRLVIQARGGSVYSYNR
- a CDS encoding YfgM family protein, whose amino-acid sequence is MEIYNNEDEQLDAVRNFFRENGKAIVVGVVLGIGGLLGWRYWQSHQHTSLTTASVSFDNAMLQSENTAGLEAFIQGNDNTYGVFGALKLAQDLVEKGDFAKAKQQLQWAQTHTKDDNLLPAINLRLARIQLQEKQFDDALKTLDAVQKGGWFAQAQAIRGDVLVAKGDAKGARDAYTQAFEDNSSPVLKELLRIKLNNLAA